Genomic segment of Burkholderiales bacterium:
CTACGGCAACTCCGAGGGCAGGCGGCGGCTCAAAGCGATCGTCTCCGACTATCGGGAGATCTTCGCAGCCCTGCGCGCGGACTACCCCGGCGAAGCCCTGCTCTACGGCATCTCCTTCGGCGGCATCGTGCTGTCCAACGTCATCGGCGCGGGCGCGCGCTTCGACCGCGCGGTGATCGATTCCTCGCCGAGCCGCCTCTCGCCTTACGGGTGTCCGGAACGGTACGATCCGGTGAACAATCTTCCACCGGACGCCTCCCGCATGCTGATCGTCCGAGGAGAAAAAGACCGGGTGGTCCCGGCCGCCGACTCGCGCGAGCTGGCGGAGGTGGCGCGGTTGCGCGGCGCGCAGGTCGTCACTTCACCGGACTTCGGCCATCCATTCATGGATACCGACGCAGCGATTCACGCGCGCCGCCAGAACCTGATCCGTTCCTTTCTGCTCGACGGTGCTCGTTGACAGGGAGCCGCGCATCGGCTTCGTCCTCCGCCTGGCCCCGGTTACTTGAATTCGTGCAGCGCGATGCGATTCTTGGCGATGAAATCCCAGTCGTACTCGACGCCGAGCCCCGGCCCTGTAGGCACCGGCACGCAGCCGTCCTTGCCAACCGCTTCCAACTGGTCCGAGTAGCCGCACTTGTATACCGGCGGCACGGCGTTCGGGGTGCCCGGTCCCACCAGCGCCATCTCGTAGTAGTTGGTGTTGCGGATCGCGGACATGCAATGGCGGTGCGCCGGGCCGCAAGCGTGGATCTCGGCGTCGATGCCGAAGGACTCGGCCAGGTGCGCGATCTTCATGCAGCCCGTGATCCCCATGTCGTATTCGGGATCGACGCGCAGGAAGTCGGTGCCGCCGGCCACGAGGAAATCCGCCTTCGGCTCCACGCCACGGACATGCTCGGTCTGAAGCAGCGGGGTCTTGATCATCTCGCGCAGCTTCTTGTGCGCGAATGCCGAGGTGCCGCTGTCGCGGAACGGGTCTTCGTACCAGAAACAATCGGCTTCGTCGCACGCACGGCCGACGTAGAGCGCATCGGCGAAGGTCCGCAACTGGCAGGCCGGATCGAGCATCAGCTCCATGCGGTCGCCCACGCGGCTGCGCACGTACAGCACGTTTTCGGCTTCCTCGCGCTTGTCGCCTTCGTTCCAGCCGTGGATCTTGAAGGCGCGGTATCCCATCTCGTAGCACTGCACCGCGAAGTCGCCGTAGGCCTCCTTGGAGGACAGCACACCGTTGCGATCGCCCATGTAGGTACTGGCGTAGGCGGGCAGGCGCTTGCGATAGCCGCCGAGCAGTTCGCTCACCGCGGCATTGAGCTTCTTGCCGGCAAGATCCCAGAGCGCGATGTCGAGGGGGCCGTGGCCCATATGGTCGAACTGGCGCGCCTCGCGCTTGATGTCGTCGTAGATGCCTTCGCGCTCTTCGGCTTCGCGCCCGATGAGACAAGGCGCCAGCATCAACGTCTGGCCGAGCGCCGAGGGCGAACCAACCCAGTGTGTGACGTACTCCCCACGCAGGCCGTTGTCGGTCATGATCGCCACCGCGTACTTGGTCAGGCGGGTCGTCGCACCTTTCTTGCAGCCCAGCGCCCCGATTCCGCCGCCGCCCGCCGCGCCGAGATTTTTTGCGTCGAACTGAAAGACGTGCACCTCTACTTTGTCGATGCGGCTCATCCTCTCTCCTCTGGTCGCGGCCGGTCTGAATGTCGGGCGGTATGCTATCAGCGCGCAACCGCGAAAGAAAAGCCGGGTCGAGCCATGCATCCGACAATGACCGAGCACCACGGGAGCCAACGGGCACCCTGTGAAATCCGTAGCGAGAGTCTTCCCGATCAGCGTCTTCCGCTTCATGAGCGAGGGCAGACTCGAGGTCCCGGCAATCAGGCCTGACCGCCCTGCCTGCTGGGGGTGGTCGTCCGCTTGCGCGCACACCGATGAGCGCCGAGCACGTCGTCATCGCCGCGCGGCGGAGTCGGCGGTATGCTAACGCCCGGCACCCGAACAAGAGCAAAGGAGCAGAGGCCATGGAACTGCTGAAACGCTGGATCGCCCTGGGCGGCGCGCTGCTGGCGCTCGGGCTTGCGTGGGACTGCGCACGGGCGGACGCGGTGCAGGAGATCGAGCGCGTCGAGGACCAGCGCTACGAAGCGATGATCAAGGCAGACTGGGGCGCGTTCGCCGGCATGCTGGCCGAGGAGTTCCTCTATCACCAGCCGAGCGGCAGGGTGTCGGACAAGCAGGCCTACGTCGCCTATGCGTCGACCGGCGACATCAAGATCAAGAAGGCCGAGCGCTACGACGTGAAGATCCACGTCTACGGCGACGTGGCGACCGCGATGGGCTCCACGCGGCTGGACATCGAACAGAAGGGCGAGCCGCGCGCAGTGGATCTGCGCTATCTGAACGTGTGGGTCAAGCGCGACGGCCGCTGGCAGCTCGCGGCGCGCCAGTCGGCCTTCAAGCAGTAGAACGAGCGCGCCGCCGGGACCGCGTATGCATGTTGCCGTCTCCGGCGGGCGATGGTTGACGCGGGAGCTGCACCGGCAACGCCGGGGGCGCTGATCGCGGCACCCGCCGCTGTCACGGGACGACACCAATGGGATCGCAACTCATCGACATTTCGCATGTCATCCAGCTCGCGGTAGCGCCGGTGTTCCTGCTCACCGCCATCGGCACGATCCTCACGGCGCTGAACAGCCGCCTCGGACGCATCGTCGATCGCCGCCGCGTCGTGGAGGAAAAACTTCAGGGCCTGCCGCCCGATCAGGGCGACAAGGCCCGTGCCTGCGTCTCGGAGCTGCAAGTCCTCGCGCGCCGCATCCGGCTCATCTATCAGGCGATGGTCTTTTCGGTGATGAGCGGCATCCTGATCTGCCTGGTGGTGGCCACCGCATTCCTCGGCGTGTTCATCCGCTTCGATCTGTCGGAGACCGTCGGCGTCATGTTCGCGCTGGCCATGTTCTCGCTGATCGGCGCGCTGGCGATGTTCCTGAGGGAAGTGTTTCTCGCCATCGAGGCCGGCAGGCACGCGATCATGCTCAAGGGGTTGACTCAACCCTGAGGGACGCCATGCCCGCCCGGCTCGCGCGAATTCTCGTGGCCGCCTTTGCTCTCTTGGCCACGGTGCTGTTCGCCGCGCTGGCCATGGAAGGCGTCGTCGGCTTCGGTGCCGGCGAAAAGGACTTCTTTTTCGCGCTGCCCCTGCTGCCGTTCTGGCTCGTGTTGCTCATCGCGAATCCGATCCCCAGGTGGCGCAAGGTGCCGCCGGGGCGCGTCACGCTGCTCCGTGCGCTGGTGTCGGCCCGCGCGGTCGCCGTGGCACGGGCTGTGCCGTTCGCGCTGATCTTCATTCGCGGCGGCGCGCACTGAGCGTCTCCCGGGCTTGCCAGACGCTCCCGAACAGGCTCATATTTCACCCCGCAACCAGCAGCCGCGGGCGACCGCGGCGGTGCAGTAGTGCAATGGAATCATCGCGTCCACGTGGGAGGAAGAACCATGAGCACTGCACAAGCCTCCGGGCCAGCCGTCGCCCTCGGACATCTACCCCCGCTGCAACTGGCCACGATGCCCGTGTTTGCGGGCGTCTTTGCTTACCTGGGTCCCGGTATTCTCTGGGCCGCGCTGGCGCAAGGTTCCGGCGAGCTGATCTGGTGGCCTTATCTGACCGCCAAGTACGGGGCGGCGTTTCTCGGCCTGCTGATTCCGGCCGCGCTGCTGCAGTACTGGCTCAACATCGAGTTGTGCCGCTACACCGTGCTCACCGGGGAAACGCCGATGACCGGCTTTACCCGCATCGGCCGCTGGTTCGCCTGGCTGTGCTGGATTGGTGTCTTCATCGAAAACATCTGGTTCGGCGCCTATGCGGCCGCCGGAGGCACGGCGCTCGCCGCGCTCACCGGCTTCCCGGAAGGCTGGACGCCGCGCGGACAGTCTCTGTTCTGGGGCTACCTCACCATTGGCCTCTATCTTCTCGCCCTGGTATTCAGCCGGGTGGCCTACACCCTGGTGGAGAAATTCTCGATGATCGTGGTGATCATCACGATGGGAGGCATCATCTTCGCGATCTTCCAGGAGCCGGTGCTCGCGGTGACGGGCGAATTCTTCTCCGCGCTCGTTCCCCACTACACGCCGGTGAGCGCGATCCCCAACTGGGACCCGAAGGATATCAACACGGTGGTCACCAGTATCGCCTTCGCCGGCGCCGGCGGCTTCGGCCAGCTGTTCATCGCCTACTGGATGCGCGACAAGGGCGTGGGCATGGGCGCCAAGGTCGGCCGCGTCACCTCGCCGATCACCGGCCAGCCCGAAGCGATCCCCGCCACCGGATTCGCGATGGCCGATACCGAGGAGAACAAGAAGAACTACAAAGGCTGGGTGCGCTACGTCAGCACCGAGAACTTCATCGGCGTGGCCCTGAACCTGATCACCACCATCATCATGTGCTGGCTCGCCTGGGCGCTGCTCATGCCGAAGGGCATCGTTCCGAGCGGCTGGGAGATCGCGGTCGTGCAGTCGGCCTTCTTCGAGGTGGCGTGGGGTCCGGTCGGGAAGGCTTTGTTCCTGATCGTGGCCGCCGCGTTCCTGTGCGACGCCTGGCTGCAGTTGACCGACGGGTTCTCGCGCATCCAGGCCGACTTCTTCTACCACAACATTCCCGGCGCGCAGAAGCTGCATTTCCGCAGCTGGTACTACATCTTCGTGGCGATCTTCACGGTGCTGACGGTCGTGACGATGGCGCTCGCGCAGCCGGGTCAGTTGATCGTGATCCGCGGCGTGGTGGCCTTCCTTGCCATGGCCATCATCTGCCCGGCCATCGTCTACCTGAACTACGTGATGCTGCCGCGCGTCTTCCCGAAGTGGATCAAGCCGCATCCCGTCACGCGGGCGCTGATGCTGCTGGTGACGCTCGCCTATATGACGATGGCCATCGCTTACCTCTACCTCAACCGCGCGCAGCTCGCCTCGCTGATCTTCGGCGGATAACGGGAGGCCGGCGCCCCGGTTGCGCCCGCGCGCGCAGCCGCCGGCGCCGTGCCCCGTTCGCTTGGACCGGCGCGCCGGTCCCTTCCAGAGCCCCGCGGTCGCATCTGCGCACGCCTGTGCGCGCTTGTAACCGCGCGCCCCGCCCCTAAATAAGGACGCATGGAAGTGTCGAACGCGCGCGGCGTGCTGCGTCGCACGCCGGACGCCGCGCGTGAAGACAGGACGCGAGGTTCCAGGCGATGAATACGGAAACGTCGATTGCCGTTGCGAACGATCCGCAGTGGCAGCGCGCGCTCGCCGGCGACCGGCAGGCCTTCTGGGCGATCGTCGAACCCCATCTCGCGGAGATGCTGCAGGCCGCGGGGCGCGACATCCGCTATCACGAGTCGCTCGGCCAGCTCGGCCCGCAAGATCTGGCGCCCGAGGAGCTGGTCGGCGAAACCCTGATCCGTGCCTGGCACGGACGGCATCACCGGCCGCGCCGGCTCAGCCTGCGCGCCTGGCTGCTGGGCAGCCAGCACCGCGTGCTGCAATGGATCGTCGCGCGCGAGCAGCGCCTGCGCCAGATCTGGAGCGTGTCGCTCGAATCGGCCCCGCCCAGGGAGCCGGTCATCTACGACGACGACGCATCCTACTGGGAGTGGCATCAGCCCGACGACTTCGTCCGCTGGGAAGACCTCATTCCCGGCGATGTGCCCGCTCCGGAGGAATTCATCGCGCTGGAGGAAGCGCCGCTCGACCAGCTCGACGCACAGGCACGCCAGGCGCTGCTGTTGCGTTTCGAGCACCGGCTCGCGGTCGCGGAGATCGCCTACATCCTGCGCCTGCCGGTCGAACAGACGCGGCGGCTGATCGGCGAGCTGCGCACCGAAGCGCGCAGCGCCACCGCCAGGGAGTGAGCGCATGGCAACGCCGCTCATCGATGCGCCCGAACGGCTCACGCCGGAAAAGCGCGAGCGCATCCATCGCATCCTCGAGCAACGCCTCGACGAACCCGAGTACAGGCTGCTTACGCCCGCGCACCTGAAGGCGCTCGCCAACCTGCGTGCCTCCGGCGCGCCGATCGTCAGCGTGTACCTGCGGCTCACACCCGAGCGACGCGAGCGGAGGGCCTGGGCAATCGTCTACAAGGATCTCGCCAAGGCCTGTCTCGCCCGGATCGAGGACAGGCGCATGCGCCAGGCCGTGGCCGACGAACTGGCGCGGGTCGAACAGGCGGCCGCCGAGCGGCTGCCGGAACTGGGCCGCGGCGCCGCTTTCTTCGTTTGCGAGCCACTGGGGCTGTGGCGCCAGATCACGCTGCCGGTCGCGCTCGACGATCGGGTCGTGGCCGATTCCCGGCCCTGTATCCGTCCATTGGTGAGCACGCGCGACGAGCACGATCGCTTCGTGATCGCGCTCTTGTCCCAGGAGCGCAGCCGCTTCTTCATCAGCCAGATCGGTGTGGTCGATGAAGTGCTCGACGTCAAGGGCGAACGGCTGCGCGGCCTCGTGACCGACTGGATACCGCCTCAGGAGCGCGAACGCATCGAACGGCACATGGTTCAGGCCGAGGTCAAAGCGCTGGCGCAGATCGCCGCCCTGGTCTGCGCCCAGTTCGCCGCGCGCTACCTGCTGCTGGCGGGCAGCCCGCGGTTGCGTGCGGCACTGGTTCAAGAGTTGCCGAAACCTGTCCAGTTCCGCTTCGGCGGCGATTTCGACGTGGAGCTCCAGGCGCGCGCGTCGGAGGTCGCAGCCGCGGCAGCGCCCCTGCAGCACCGGATCGAGGCGCGCGAGGAAACGATGACCGTCGACCGTTTGCGCGACGCGGTGCCGCATGGCGGCGTGCTCGGGCTGGATGACACGATCGACGCACTCAATCAGCGCCGCGCGATGAAGCTCGTGGTGGATGAAGAATACCGCGCTGCGGGCGGTCAATGCCCGCGTTGCCGGATGCTGGCGTCACACGCGCAGCCGAATTGCCCGGCGTGTGGCGCGGTCCTTGTCGGCGTCGACGACTTTGTCGACCTCGCACTGGAGCGCGCGCTCGACCAGGGCGCCGCGATCGAGATCGTGCGCAGCGCGCAAGCTCGCGCCTGGCTGCGCGAACTGGCGCCCATCGGGGCGCTGACCCGGTTCTGATCCGCCGCGCGACGGCGCGCGCCCGAGCCATGGGAGGCGATCGTCCACAAGACGCCTCTCTTCTCCAAAACGAGCGGTCTTCATCGGTCCGCGATCTCGTCGTAGCCGCGACCGAGGAACTGCACCAGACAGAAACCGTGACCGAACGGGTCGGCCATGAGCGCGAGCTTGCCCCATTTGTGGATGGCGACCGGCTTTTCCAGGCGTGCGCCGGCCACAACCGCCTTCTCGACGGCACTGTCGATGTCGCCGACGACAAAGTCCAGATGCGTCGGCGTCCAATGACGCTCGTAGGCTCTTGTCTGCGAACTCGCGTCCGATGCGACCGTCCCCGCCTTCTTCACCAGCAGATAAATCGGCGCCGGGCCTCCGAGCATCTCCGCACCGAACGCTCCAAAGCGGCGTCCGACGCGCAATCCGAAGGCGTTGCTGTAGAAACGCACGGCCTTTTCGAGATCGTCGACATCGATATTGACGAGGAAATCCATACCGCTTCCGCTCCGCCCTTGTTCAACCGGATTCGCAACGCACTCGGCCGGTCCGAACCCTTCCGTCACCACCCGCCCGAATTCGCGCGCAGCCTCGCAGCCGACGACTCGGACTTTCAGATCCGTGGTCGCTTCCAGCGAGCCGTCACACGGCCGGCAGAACTTCATCCAGGCTTAGCCTCGTGCAAAGCCGCGCCTTTCAAGCCAGGTCGCCGCTCCGATAACCCGCATCTCGATCGCGTGCGCCTTGCGAACCGGTTCGGGAGCCACCCGATACAGGTCGATGCATGCCTGGAATTCGGCATTCTCGAGTGCCGCAAGGTCGTACGGGGTCATTCGCTTGTGCCCCGGAGGCCGCGCAGCCGATCGCTACCCGGACCTGCCAACTCGCGCATCGCTGACGGCCTGAGCGGTCTCCTGCATTTCTATGTAGCCCGCCAGACCGCCCACGCAAGACACAGCCAACCCGCAAGGAACGCAAGTCCGCCGAACGGCGTGATAGCGCCGAGCCAGCGCGCACCGGTCAGGCTGAGGAGATAGAGATTGCCGGAGAAGAGCAGCGTCCCGGCGACGAACAACCATCCACCCGCCGCCAGAACCGGGCCGGGCCAGCGCGTCTGCGCCCACGCCACCGCAAGCAGCGCCAGCGCATGATACATCTGGTACCGCACGCCGATCTCAAAGGTCGCGAGCAGTTCCGGGCCCACCCGGCCCTTCAGCCCGTGCGACGCAAACGCGCCGAGGGCCACGCCAAGAAAGGCGGAGAGGCTTCCGAGAATGAAGAACAGTCGGTCCATTCAGTGTCTGTTTGCGCGCGACGTCGCGCTGCCGGCCGCCCCGCAGTGCCGCGCTCTATCCGGATGGCTCCAGCGCGAGCGTAGCTCGCGCCGGGCCTCATAGTGGTTAGCTGGTGATTCGATCGAAGGCGCCTCGGATGAAAGCCGGTGGTCAGCGTGGTGTCTGGCGTGACGCGAACGCAATGAATTCGTCGAGCGGCAGCGGTCTGCTGATGAGGTAGCCTTGCATCTCGTCGCAGCCGGCCTGCGCAAGAAAGCGTGCCTGCGCCTCGGTCTCGACGCCCTCGGCGACGCATCGCATGCCAAGCGAGCGGGCGAGCGAAACGACAGCGCGGACCAGCTCGGCGCTCTTGGGGTCATCCAGCACGGCGGTGACGAATGAGCGGTCGATCTTCACTGACTGGGCGGGGATTCTCGCGAGATAGGCGAGAGACGAATAACCGGTGCCGAAATCGTCTATCACGAGCGAGAAACCCAGGGCGCGCGCAGCTTCGAGCTTGGCAAGCGCCGACTGGATGTCCTGCATGGCGACCGACTCGGTGATCTCCAGTTCGATCGCACCGGGGCCCGGGTCGCTTCCGGCGGCGCGCGCGGCGGCAGCCGCGAAATCGGGCTCGCGCAACTGCACCGCCGACACGTTGACCGCAATGCGGAATCCGGCAAGACCCGCGCCGGCGATTGCGGCCGCGTCCGCGGCGGCCTGGCCGATCGCCCAGGCGCCCGCCGCGAGGATGAGGCGCGTTTCCTCCAGCAGCGGGATGAATTCGACGGGCGGGAGGAGCCCGCGCTCCGGATCCTGCCAGCGCATGAGCGCCTCCGCGCCGGTGAGCGCGCGCGTGCGCGTATCCACCTTGGGCTGGTAGTGCAGCCGCAGCTCGCGGTTCTCGATCGCGCGCCGCAGGCGTGTCTCGAGCCCGAGCCGGCCGCGAACGGACCTGTCGCTCTCCGGATCATGCAACCGATAGCTGTCGCCGTGTTTCTTGGCCTCGGCGAGCGCGATTTCCGCGCTCTGATAAAGCGCCTCGGCGCTGGCGCCGTCCTGCGGATAGATGGCGATGCCGGCGCGCACGGCCAGCGCGGCCGTCTCGGCGCCCACGGCGAACTGCTCGACGAAGCACTCCGCGGCGATGCGCTCGTAGGCGCGCACGGCGTCTTCCTCATTGGCGAGCCGAGGGACGATGGCGGCGAACTGGTCGCCACCGGTCCTCGAGAGCAGGGAGGGGTCGAGCGTGCGCTCCAGCCGCTCGCCGATGGCTCGCAGCACTTCGTCGCCGGCGTGCCGGCCCTGCGCGGCATTGACGTGCCGGAAACCGGCAACATCGAGGATGAGCAGGGCGAGGCTTCCGCCCGCCCGGCCAGCCCCGCCGACATGCTGGGCCAGGCGGTCCAAAAACAACGTCCGGTTGGCCAGCCGGGTGAGCGTGTTGTAGTAGCTGAGGTAGTTGAGCCTCTCTTCCTTGTCGATGTGGTCGAGGGCGAAGGCGATGTCGCCCGCGATTTCCTCGAGGAGCCTCATCTCCTCGCGGTCGAAGGCGTGGTGGTCGGACGCATGCAGGGCGAGCACGCCGCGCGCTTCGCCGGCGACGACGAGCGGGAGCATCGCGAACGCGCGCACGCGGCGCGCGAGGAGTTCCCCCCGGAAAGGCATGTCCGGCGCCGTGGCAACGTCGCCCACCACGACCGCCTGGCCGGTCAATACCGCGCGCGCCGCGGGGCCGGGGCTTTGCGTTTCCGCGCTCAAGGACAGGCGATCGCCGGCCTTTTCGAGCAAGTCGCCCACCGCGCCGGCCGAGGCGGCGGGAACGATCCGCGTCCGCTCGCGATCGACGAGCCCGATCCAGGCCAGCGGATAGCCGCCCGGATCCACCGCGATGCGGCAGGCCTCCTCGACCAGCGCTTTGCGGTCGCGGGTGCGCACGATGAGGGCGTTGATCCTGCTCAGGACGCTCTGGACCCGGGCCAAGCGCGCCACCCGCGCCTCGGCGCGATTGGCCGCGCGCGCGAGAAACCAGAGCAGCACGACGATCAGAATCAGCCCGGCGACGGCGTGAATGCCGACGCCGAACGAGGTTGGGTACCAGCCCAGGCGTTCCCCTTGGAGGCGAAGCAGCGCGAGCACGGGCAGCATGACGAAGATGGCGAGCGCCAGGCGCCGCGCGAGTCGGGCGCTGCTGGTGTCGGCCGCGAATTCCTTCATCCAGCCGCGGCCGGGCCGTGCCGCCAGTATGCCGAGGGCGAGAGCGAGGAGACCGGTCGCGGCGTTGAGCGACATGGCGGAGAATGCGCGCACGCGATAGAGCGCTTCGACATCGAGGAGGTAGCCCATCAGGGCGACGAGCGCGACCGCCCCGATCGCGGCGGCGAGCAACTGGGCGGCGCGCGCGGCGTTTTCCGACGGAAGCGCGAGCAGCGGGATCGAAACGCCCGCCAGAACGAACGCAACAGCGGTCCCGGGCGACATGCGGCCAAGGTCGGTCGTCTGGATCGCTCCCAGCGCTTCGCGGAACAGGATCTCATCGATGCCCGCGTTCCAGCCGAAGAGGTCCTGCGCGAGCGTGACCGCGCCGGCTAGCGCCACGAAGCCGGCGAGAGCGAGCGCGCCGTAAGAGACTCGTGCCGGCCAGCGCGCGCGCGCAAGAAGCAGGGCAGCCCCGGAAAGCACGAAGCAGGCGGCGGCATTCGCCTTCATGGTCACGTAACCGGGCACGACGCTCATGAGCAGCGGAAGATCGAACGTCCAGCCCGCCAGCGCCAGCAAGCCGACCGCGATGCAAAAGGCCCCAGCGAGTCGCGAACCCGCCGCGAACTGACGCTCAACCGGCGACAGGGCGGCAGTCACAGGTCCTGCTCCTGGGAACGCGCATCAGGCAATGGCATCGGCTCAGGTATCCGCCCACAACAAGTGCCGGAGGTTGCATTCCGGGCCATCCGTTGCCGGCTAAACGCCCCGCGTAACCGGCCGATGAGGGCCAACGGCCGGAGGGAACCCAACAGCAGCGCTGTTGGGTCCGGTTCACGGCGTGGTTAGCCAGCGGTGAGGACCGCCCTACGAACGGACTGCGGCAGGGCAATGGGAATGAAAAACATGCTTTCGGATACAGATGGTTTCTCCCCGACTCATCGATTACCCGGATTTGCTTGTGCTTCTCGGCAACAAGACCCGAAAGCGCGACGTAGATTCTGCGCTTCTCTAACGAGGCGGCGTAGCCCTCAATCTTCACACACAACCAAGTGGCGAGATGGCAACGTTCTGCTCATGAAGGCATGCCTTCACAACAGGCGCTTGATCTCGAATTCTTTTTTTTTTCCTATCACAGCGGCCTCGCACCAATGAACCTCGGCGATGTGGATCGCACCATCGGCGAGGCGCACACGTGCAATCCCTTTGCGTTTTCGCCACCGGCCGCGCCCGTATAACTTGCGCAGGGGCGCAGCCGACCGCAACGCATCGTGACAGTTCAGATCTGCCGTGTAAAACAGTGCGATACGCCGCGGGCTAACGAAGCTGTATAGAAAGTCTCCCGAGATATTGCTCCTGTCATGTGCGTGCCGCAAGATCGGCCCATCGCCACTCCGTGGCAAGGCGCGATGGCCCGCTACAAGACGATCGATACCTCTGCGAGAGGTCTGCCTGTCGATTTGCCCTGCCAGCTGCTTCCCGGCACCTTCGAACACGCGCTGAATCATCTGCTCGATCATGAACGCGATCTCTCCGGGCTGGATGATCGGGTCTGCAACGAGGGCCACTGGCGCCCCGGCCTACCCGCCTGCCGTCCTGCTCAAGCTGATCCTCTTTGGCTACTCCCGGGGCATCGTCAGCAGCCGCGAGATCGAGCGTGCATGCCTGCAGAATGTCGTATTCATTGCCCTGTCCGGAGAGCGCGCCCCGCACTTCACCACCCTGACCG
This window contains:
- a CDS encoding alpha/beta hydrolase is translated as MLTGLSLLASLSVFAAQTTGGEPGDLEETVCGAIKEPFVFAVWSLAAGRPRPDAAATVAGATVEAFSHRTRDGRTLRGYRLRADRPVAPRGFILVAQGNAMLADQLLDALAPFTSALHVVHVLDFRGYGNSEGRRRLKAIVSDYREIFAALRADYPGEALLYGISFGGIVLSNVIGAGARFDRAVIDSSPSRLSPYGCPERYDPVNNLPPDASRMLIVRGEKDRVVPAADSRELAEVARLRGAQVVTSPDFGHPFMDTDAAIHARRQNLIRSFLLDGAR
- a CDS encoding enolase C-terminal domain-like protein, whose translation is MSRIDKVEVHVFQFDAKNLGAAGGGGIGALGCKKGATTRLTKYAVAIMTDNGLRGEYVTHWVGSPSALGQTLMLAPCLIGREAEEREGIYDDIKREARQFDHMGHGPLDIALWDLAGKKLNAAVSELLGGYRKRLPAYASTYMGDRNGVLSSKEAYGDFAVQCYEMGYRAFKIHGWNEGDKREEAENVLYVRSRVGDRMELMLDPACQLRTFADALYVGRACDEADCFWYEDPFRDSGTSAFAHKKLREMIKTPLLQTEHVRGVEPKADFLVAGGTDFLRVDPEYDMGITGCMKIAHLAESFGIDAEIHACGPAHRHCMSAIRNTNYYEMALVGPGTPNAVPPVYKCGYSDQLEAVGKDGCVPVPTGPGLGVEYDWDFIAKNRIALHEFK
- a CDS encoding nuclear transport factor 2 family protein, whose amino-acid sequence is MELLKRWIALGGALLALGLAWDCARADAVQEIERVEDQRYEAMIKADWGAFAGMLAEEFLYHQPSGRVSDKQAYVAYASTGDIKIKKAERYDVKIHVYGDVATAMGSTRLDIEQKGEPRAVDLRYLNVWVKRDGRWQLAARQSAFKQ
- a CDS encoding DUF2721 domain-containing protein; protein product: MGSQLIDISHVIQLAVAPVFLLTAIGTILTALNSRLGRIVDRRRVVEEKLQGLPPDQGDKARACVSELQVLARRIRLIYQAMVFSVMSGILICLVVATAFLGVFIRFDLSETVGVMFALAMFSLIGALAMFLREVFLAIEAGRHAIMLKGLTQP
- a CDS encoding Nramp family divalent metal transporter: MSTAQASGPAVALGHLPPLQLATMPVFAGVFAYLGPGILWAALAQGSGELIWWPYLTAKYGAAFLGLLIPAALLQYWLNIELCRYTVLTGETPMTGFTRIGRWFAWLCWIGVFIENIWFGAYAAAGGTALAALTGFPEGWTPRGQSLFWGYLTIGLYLLALVFSRVAYTLVEKFSMIVVIITMGGIIFAIFQEPVLAVTGEFFSALVPHYTPVSAIPNWDPKDINTVVTSIAFAGAGGFGQLFIAYWMRDKGVGMGAKVGRVTSPITGQPEAIPATGFAMADTEENKKNYKGWVRYVSTENFIGVALNLITTIIMCWLAWALLMPKGIVPSGWEIAVVQSAFFEVAWGPVGKALFLIVAAAFLCDAWLQLTDGFSRIQADFFYHNIPGAQKLHFRSWYYIFVAIFTVLTVVTMALAQPGQLIVIRGVVAFLAMAIICPAIVYLNYVMLPRVFPKWIKPHPVTRALMLLVTLAYMTMAIAYLYLNRAQLASLIFGG
- a CDS encoding VOC family protein codes for the protein MDFLVNIDVDDLEKAVRFYSNAFGLRVGRRFGAFGAEMLGGPAPIYLLVKKAGTVASDASSQTRAYERHWTPTHLDFVVGDIDSAVEKAVVAGARLEKPVAIHKWGKLALMADPFGHGFCLVQFLGRGYDEIADR
- a CDS encoding DUF423 domain-containing protein — encoded protein: MDRLFFILGSLSAFLGVALGAFASHGLKGRVGPELLATFEIGVRYQMYHALALLAVAWAQTRWPGPVLAAGGWLFVAGTLLFSGNLYLLSLTGARWLGAITPFGGLAFLAGWLCLAWAVWRAT
- a CDS encoding GGDEF domain-containing protein, with translation MTAALSPVERQFAAGSRLAGAFCIAVGLLALAGWTFDLPLLMSVVPGYVTMKANAAACFVLSGAALLLARARWPARVSYGALALAGFVALAGAVTLAQDLFGWNAGIDEILFREALGAIQTTDLGRMSPGTAVAFVLAGVSIPLLALPSENAARAAQLLAAAIGAVALVALMGYLLDVEALYRVRAFSAMSLNAATGLLALALGILAARPGRGWMKEFAADTSSARLARRLALAIFVMLPVLALLRLQGERLGWYPTSFGVGIHAVAGLILIVVLLWFLARAANRAEARVARLARVQSVLSRINALIVRTRDRKALVEEACRIAVDPGGYPLAWIGLVDRERTRIVPAASAGAVGDLLEKAGDRLSLSAETQSPGPAARAVLTGQAVVVGDVATAPDMPFRGELLARRVRAFAMLPLVVAGEARGVLALHASDHHAFDREEMRLLEEIAGDIAFALDHIDKEERLNYLSYYNTLTRLANRTLFLDRLAQHVGGAGRAGGSLALLILDVAGFRHVNAAQGRHAGDEVLRAIGERLERTLDPSLLSRTGGDQFAAIVPRLANEEDAVRAYERIAAECFVEQFAVGAETAALAVRAGIAIYPQDGASAEALYQSAEIALAEAKKHGDSYRLHDPESDRSVRGRLGLETRLRRAIENRELRLHYQPKVDTRTRALTGAEALMRWQDPERGLLPPVEFIPLLEETRLILAAGAWAIGQAAADAAAIAGAGLAGFRIAVNVSAVQLREPDFAAAAARAAGSDPGPGAIELEITESVAMQDIQSALAKLEAARALGFSLVIDDFGTGYSSLAYLARIPAQSVKIDRSFVTAVLDDPKSAELVRAVVSLARSLGMRCVAEGVETEAQARFLAQAGCDEMQGYLISRPLPLDEFIAFASRQTPR
- a CDS encoding transposase, producing MNAISPGWMIGSATRATGAPAYPPAVLLKLILFGYSRGIVSSREIERACLQNVVFIALSGERAPHFTTLTAFVRTLGEEIANIFTQVQGLSGRGNIGSDSEVSPQIPSAG